Proteins from a genomic interval of Paenibacillus sp. FSL H8-0048:
- a CDS encoding MFS transporter — MRRSYKSKSTAGKESIWSPAFISIFVINIILNLNQFMTTALIPKFAAHLGATATIIGIVTSMFAITALGVRPIVGPSSSYFKKNNLLAASTAIIILAFICYSLASSISMIIAGRLLHGIGMGFLAPVSLALASDALPESRIASGIGVFSLGQAIATAIGPMLGLELVQAYGYTAVFLISAGATCLVLVLSLRLKTEAPAPNQRFTISLDNIIAPEVIIPTIIMFFLAGAFSCINSFILIYGGAIGIEEIGLFFTAYAVCLLFTRPVSGRISERYGVSATIIPGMLIFALSFVVISFSRSLPMFIFAGAVSACGYGICQPSIQTLCMKLVPSERRGVAGNTNYIGVDAGYLITPSIAGFIVSMVQDKGGTEVNGYAAMYRFMTIPILIAFAVFLWNRKHLTASKAAVDQS, encoded by the coding sequence AAGTATCTGGAGTCCTGCTTTTATTAGTATTTTTGTGATTAATATCATTCTGAATCTGAACCAATTTATGACCACGGCTCTGATTCCCAAGTTTGCTGCCCATTTAGGGGCTACTGCTACTATTATCGGAATAGTTACCAGCATGTTCGCGATCACTGCACTGGGTGTACGGCCAATCGTTGGCCCCTCAAGCAGCTATTTCAAAAAAAATAATTTACTGGCTGCCTCTACCGCCATCATTATTCTGGCGTTTATCTGTTACAGCCTGGCCAGCAGCATCTCCATGATTATCGCCGGACGTCTGCTTCACGGAATCGGCATGGGGTTTCTTGCTCCGGTCAGTTTAGCATTAGCCAGTGATGCGCTGCCGGAGAGCAGAATTGCTTCGGGAATAGGTGTTTTTTCATTAGGTCAAGCCATCGCCACGGCTATAGGCCCGATGCTGGGCCTGGAGCTGGTCCAAGCCTATGGATACACTGCGGTATTCCTGATTAGTGCAGGTGCAACTTGTCTTGTGCTGGTGCTCTCGCTGAGACTGAAGACTGAAGCACCGGCTCCCAATCAGAGGTTTACCATTTCCCTGGATAATATTATTGCACCTGAGGTCATCATACCGACAATTATCATGTTTTTCCTGGCAGGTGCGTTCTCCTGTATTAATTCCTTTATTCTGATCTATGGAGGGGCCATCGGCATAGAAGAAATCGGATTGTTCTTTACAGCCTATGCGGTTTGTCTGTTATTCACCAGACCCGTCAGCGGCAGAATCAGTGAAAGATACGGCGTCAGTGCAACGATCATTCCAGGAATGTTGATTTTTGCCCTGTCATTTGTCGTGATCAGCTTCTCCCGGTCTCTGCCCATGTTTATCTTCGCCGGAGCGGTCTCTGCTTGCGGATATGGTATCTGCCAGCCTTCGATCCAGACCCTCTGCATGAAGCTTGTACCCAGCGAGAGACGCGGAGTTGCAGGAAATACGAATTATATAGGTGTAGATGCCGGATACCTGATCACGCCGTCCATTGCCGGATTCATTGTATCCATGGTACAGGATAAGGGAGGCACTGAAGTTAACGGGTATGCAGCGATGTACCGGTTCATGACGATTCCGATTTTAATAGCTTTTGCCGTTTTCTTATGGAACCGGAAGCATTTGACTGCAAGTAAGGCTGCTGTGGATCAATCCTGA
- a CDS encoding alpha/beta hydrolase gives MSVLNMNFESQYLKSNHEITIILPNKPQHVPAKEYYNDSRKYKVLWLLHGTFGDHSDWLRKTNIELYACEKDLIVVMPSALNSNYSNWSSSMLGFDMYDYLTEELMPMVYNWFPASGKREDNFIAGLSMGGRGTIKYAVNYPEKFAAAAVLSAAPVNMEHLTEADLLQDDPMSQRLRGMVINAGGLDAFIHSNENVWAIMDSLADSGKLPRLLFACGTEDTLIYDNLKLFKDHAQEIGLEAEFWTLKGYGHEWRFWDLAIQHALDFFGLEHAEYRPF, from the coding sequence ATGTCCGTTCTGAACATGAATTTTGAGAGCCAGTATCTGAAGTCCAATCATGAGATTACGATTATTTTACCAAACAAGCCTCAACATGTTCCTGCAAAAGAATATTATAACGATTCCAGGAAATACAAGGTACTCTGGCTGCTTCACGGAACCTTTGGCGATCATTCGGACTGGCTCAGAAAAACCAATATCGAATTATACGCCTGCGAGAAGGATCTAATCGTAGTGATGCCCAGTGCGCTCAACAGCAATTATTCCAACTGGAGCAGCAGCATGCTGGGGTTTGATATGTATGACTATTTGACGGAAGAACTAATGCCCATGGTCTACAACTGGTTTCCTGCATCCGGCAAGCGCGAGGATAACTTCATTGCAGGACTGTCGATGGGAGGGCGGGGGACGATCAAGTATGCAGTGAATTATCCCGAGAAATTCGCTGCGGCGGCGGTATTGTCCGCAGCCCCTGTGAATATGGAACACCTGACGGAAGCCGATTTGTTACAGGACGACCCAATGTCGCAGCGTTTGCGCGGGATGGTGATTAATGCAGGTGGACTGGATGCCTTTATTCATTCTAATGAGAATGTATGGGCGATTATGGATTCGCTTGCGGACAGCGGTAAGCTTCCGCGCCTGCTGTTCGCCTGCGGCACCGAGGATACGCTGATTTATGATAACTTGAAATTGTTCAAGGACCATGCACAGGAGATTGGACTTGAGGCCGAGTTCTGGACGCTGAAAGGGTACGGACATGAATGGAGATTCTGGGACCTGGCGATACAACATGCCCTGGACTTCTTCGGGCTGGAGCATGCAGAGTATCGCCCGTTCTGA
- a CDS encoding alpha/beta hydrolase family esterase: protein MDRKIVILPGTTNYENREFLPEAIKGSDMVVNENGNNSQVYPARLTAHTGVVVEGMHNIWYEYVPASYDGTRQVPLIISMHGGLMTGWGQAVYSSWTLVADREGFIVLFPNACERRFWTVECDAEQHKAATAPNEEGIFLNPPPADPGNNPDMKLVLALIGQMKSKYNIDPGRVFIQGMSMGNLMTSQMARYHAPVFAGKAGSAGPADPRLLFDGKDEVINQGGPLAVWQTRLELDEVPPHYPGDSAEVIKRNREYWKRINRCYTLPEIKIAGEDNLAFYKGEYADLVFRDVKNRDHGQTIDDAEIVWDYLFSGVSRDEQGRLVHTEPNIPRQGDGFAIAIASGSAKVYFNNTLVRMSGPALKHQKLKYHGLNGNAIIRGEYLLVPASFVADVFGGERCNISNEGQSVEMVLRDGRTLQFTRGSIGCVVENRVYSMLCEAVFKDGELYLPIQWICQRLFNYHVSSCEDVLYITDHHAELSLHMARLIRDEILNDS, encoded by the coding sequence ATGGACAGGAAGATTGTCATTCTTCCAGGAACTACCAATTATGAGAATCGGGAGTTTCTTCCGGAAGCGATAAAAGGCTCCGATATGGTTGTAAACGAGAACGGAAATAACTCTCAGGTCTATCCGGCAAGATTAACGGCGCATACCGGCGTGGTGGTGGAGGGAATGCATAATATCTGGTATGAATATGTGCCGGCCTCATACGACGGGACGCGTCAAGTCCCTCTAATTATATCGATGCATGGAGGGTTAATGACGGGGTGGGGGCAGGCTGTGTACAGCTCGTGGACACTGGTTGCCGACCGTGAAGGATTTATTGTCCTGTTCCCCAATGCCTGTGAACGCAGATTCTGGACGGTAGAATGTGATGCAGAGCAGCACAAGGCGGCCACTGCGCCCAATGAGGAAGGCATATTCTTGAACCCTCCGCCCGCTGATCCCGGGAACAACCCTGATATGAAGCTGGTGCTGGCCCTTATCGGGCAGATGAAGAGCAAATATAACATTGATCCGGGCAGAGTCTTCATTCAGGGAATGTCGATGGGAAATCTGATGACCAGCCAGATGGCCCGTTATCATGCTCCGGTGTTTGCCGGTAAAGCCGGGTCTGCCGGTCCGGCGGACCCCCGCCTTCTGTTTGACGGGAAGGATGAAGTGATCAATCAGGGAGGACCGCTGGCCGTCTGGCAGACCCGTCTTGAGCTGGATGAGGTACCGCCGCATTACCCGGGTGATTCCGCTGAAGTGATCAAGCGCAACCGGGAGTATTGGAAGCGGATTAACCGTTGTTATACTTTACCGGAAATCAAAATTGCAGGCGAGGATAACCTTGCTTTTTACAAGGGTGAATATGCCGACCTGGTCTTCCGCGATGTGAAGAACCGGGACCACGGCCAGACCATTGATGATGCCGAGATTGTCTGGGATTATTTGTTCTCCGGTGTCAGCAGGGATGAACAGGGCCGCCTTGTCCATACCGAGCCTAACATTCCAAGACAAGGGGACGGGTTCGCTATAGCGATCGCATCCGGGAGCGCTAAGGTGTATTTTAACAACACATTGGTTCGGATGAGTGGTCCGGCCCTGAAGCATCAGAAGCTGAAGTATCACGGACTGAATGGAAACGCGATTATCCGGGGGGAATATCTGCTGGTGCCTGCGTCGTTTGTGGCTGATGTATTCGGCGGCGAGCGCTGCAACATTTCCAATGAAGGGCAATCGGTGGAGATGGTTCTGAGGGATGGAAGAACACTGCAATTCACTCGTGGAAGCATTGGCTGTGTGGTGGAGAACCGGGTGTACTCGATGCTGTGTGAAGCGGTATTCAAGGACGGGGAGCTCTATCTTCCGATTCAGTGGATCTGCCAGCGGCTCTTCAATTATCATGTCTCTTCCTGCGAAGATGTGCTGTATATCACCGATCATCATGCGGAGCTGTCGCTTCATATGGCCCGTCTGATCCGGGATGAAATTCTAAATGACTCTTAA